Proteins from a single region of Lachnospiraceae bacterium:
- a CDS encoding S9 family peptidase, producing MKYPSCKKVDVEETFFGISLEDPYAWLKAAKDPEVLDWVKRENAYTDAWFDQKEIEEKVRQLKEAAGEKVTYRSISPWRGGYAATRIEDGCYSLVRLNAAMEEEAVIVGQKQIEGFTPFELKVCPADSDKIAIYGLYDGAARPAALIVDMKEKRVLAKAENTFSCTWSRTAPVFYYSDTISDAATQQSHSRVMGYQVLTGETVCIYKDSAYSVFGTVQASTDDRFLMMEMMSDYSHARFIVYEEATGKTVDITESRSTQMQYVDSMQNQHFFISKETSSFGEVLAVENGQGLSAARVVRAEEKEVLDSGFVLGEKLYLMAMADVRTRILCIEDGRESVVALPEEIGTAGIIGRLAEGILLQFESFTCRPMTLAFDGEQMKVLHSEKAAEHPDLIVEQRFAPSVEDGRQIPYFMVYKKGTQRSGQNPVWMYGYGGYNSAMLPGHKEAVSGLDIADWAEKGGIYVLCSLRGGSEYGTGWHEEGMGMKKKNCYYDFIGITEQIIRDGWTAPEHIAISGCSNGGLLMSTLVTMRPDLFGCVIDSVPHTDMIHFAEDDRGPMYITEYGNPRESREMFEYMLSYSPYHNVKKVNYPSIYIQTGECDNNVPPYHGKKFAARMQECNQSENPVLLRVLAKGSHDRGSGEVYWRTIAEMQLFAQKALGL from the coding sequence ATGAAGTATCCTAGCTGTAAGAAAGTAGATGTTGAGGAAACGTTTTTTGGAATTTCACTGGAGGATCCGTATGCGTGGCTGAAGGCGGCGAAGGATCCGGAGGTGCTGGACTGGGTCAAGCGGGAGAATGCGTATACGGATGCATGGTTTGACCAAAAGGAGATTGAGGAGAAGGTGCGGCAGTTAAAAGAGGCTGCCGGCGAAAAAGTAACGTATCGCTCTATCTCGCCGTGGAGAGGGGGCTATGCGGCTACCCGGATTGAGGATGGCTGCTACAGTCTGGTGCGTTTGAATGCGGCCATGGAGGAAGAGGCTGTGATCGTGGGACAAAAGCAGATCGAAGGCTTTACGCCCTTTGAGCTTAAGGTGTGTCCCGCAGACAGCGACAAGATAGCGATCTATGGCTTATACGATGGCGCGGCGCGTCCGGCTGCTCTGATCGTGGACATGAAGGAGAAGCGCGTGCTGGCCAAGGCGGAAAATACATTTAGCTGCACATGGTCAAGGACGGCGCCGGTGTTTTACTATTCTGATACGATCTCCGATGCTGCCACGCAGCAAAGCCACTCGCGGGTGATGGGCTATCAGGTGCTGACCGGCGAGACTGTCTGCATTTACAAGGACTCAGCGTATTCCGTGTTTGGCACGGTGCAGGCTTCGACGGATGACCGGTTTTTGATGATGGAGATGATGAGCGATTATTCGCATGCGCGGTTTATTGTATATGAAGAGGCAACCGGAAAAACTGTGGATATCACTGAGAGCCGCAGCACCCAAATGCAGTATGTGGATTCTATGCAGAACCAGCATTTCTTTATCTCTAAGGAAACCAGCTCGTTTGGCGAGGTGCTGGCGGTGGAGAATGGGCAAGGACTTTCAGCGGCCAGAGTGGTGCGCGCGGAAGAAAAAGAAGTGCTGGACAGCGGTTTTGTGCTTGGTGAAAAGCTGTATCTGATGGCGATGGCGGATGTGCGCACCCGGATTTTATGTATAGAAGATGGCCGGGAGAGCGTAGTGGCTCTGCCGGAGGAGATCGGTACGGCCGGCATTATAGGACGGCTTGCCGAGGGCATTTTGCTGCAGTTTGAATCGTTTACCTGCCGGCCGATGACGCTGGCCTTTGACGGAGAACAGATGAAGGTTTTGCATTCGGAAAAGGCAGCGGAGCACCCGGATCTGATTGTGGAGCAGCGGTTTGCGCCTTCTGTGGAAGACGGACGGCAGATTCCGTATTTTATGGTGTATAAAAAAGGAACTCAGCGCAGCGGACAAAATCCGGTGTGGATGTACGGCTACGGCGGCTATAATTCGGCGATGCTGCCGGGGCATAAGGAAGCGGTGAGCGGCCTTGACATTGCGGATTGGGCAGAGAAGGGCGGCATCTATGTGCTCTGCTCCCTGCGCGGCGGCAGCGAATATGGTACTGGCTGGCATGAAGAAGGCATGGGCATGAAAAAGAAAAACTGTTACTATGATTTTATTGGCATCACAGAGCAGATCATCCGGGACGGATGGACGGCGCCGGAGCATATTGCTATTTCCGGCTGTTCTAACGGCGGCCTTCTGATGTCGACGCTGGTGACGATGCGGCCGGACCTCTTTGGCTGCGTGATCGATTCCGTGCCGCATACGGATATGATCCATTTTGCGGAGGATGACCGCGGGCCGATGTATATCACAGAGTATGGCAATCCGCGGGAGAGCCGAGAAATGTTTGAGTATATGCTGAGCTACTCGCCGTATCATAATGTGAAAAAGGTGAATTACCCCAGTATCTATATCCAGACCGGAGAATGTGATAACAATGTGCCGCCGTATCATGGCAAAAAGTTCGCGGCGCGTATGCAGGAGTGCAATCAGAGCGAGAATCCGGTGCTGCTGCGCGTGCTGGCGAAGGGTAGCCACGACCGCGGCAGCGGCGAGGTCTACTGGCGGACGATTGCGGAGATGCAGCTGTTTGCACAAAAGGCTCTGGGGCTGTGA
- a CDS encoding TIGR03905 family TSCPD domain-containing protein, which produces MHTYQTKGTCSRQIDFELRDGKVYNVNFVGGCNGNLKGISKLVEGMDAKELIERLKGNTCGSKPTSCPDQLALALEAALAETKAEA; this is translated from the coding sequence ATGCACACATATCAAACAAAAGGTACCTGCTCACGGCAGATTGATTTTGAGCTGAGAGACGGCAAGGTTTATAATGTCAATTTTGTAGGAGGCTGCAACGGCAACTTGAAGGGGATCAGCAAATTAGTAGAAGGAATGGATGCAAAGGAGCTGATTGAGCGCCTGAAAGGCAATACCTGCGGCAGCAAGCCGACTTCCTGTCCTGATCAGCTGGCACTTGCTTTGGAGGCTGCACTGGCCGAAACGAAAGCAGAGGCGTAG
- a CDS encoding transketolase family protein gives MSEEKRIATRESCGNALVELGKEHPEIVVMVADLADATKTEIFKKAFPERYFDCGIAEANMMSAAAGMSTCGLVPFVSSFAMFAAGRAFEQIRNSIGYPRCNVKIAATHAGISVGEDGASHQCCEDIALMRSIPGMVVICPADDAEARAAVKAAYEYQGPVYLRLGRLAVPVFHKDENYEFAIGKAEVIHPGQDVTIIATGLMVKEAMDAARLLEAKGIGVRVINMATIKPLDEEIVLQAAKETGRIVTAEEHSIVGGLGEAVCSLLSEKCPTPVRRVGVNDVFGHSGPALELLKEFGLSAEHLAEVCEAFIQEA, from the coding sequence ATGAGTGAAGAAAAGAGAATTGCCACCCGAGAGAGCTGCGGAAACGCGTTAGTTGAGCTCGGTAAGGAGCATCCGGAGATCGTGGTAATGGTTGCAGATCTTGCCGATGCGACCAAAACAGAAATCTTCAAGAAAGCATTTCCGGAGCGCTATTTTGACTGCGGCATCGCCGAGGCCAATATGATGAGCGCCGCTGCCGGTATGAGCACCTGCGGTTTGGTCCCCTTTGTGAGCAGCTTCGCCATGTTCGCGGCCGGCCGCGCATTTGAACAGATCCGCAACAGCATCGGCTATCCGCGGTGCAATGTCAAGATCGCCGCGACGCATGCCGGTATTTCAGTCGGCGAGGATGGCGCAAGCCACCAGTGCTGCGAGGACATCGCGCTTATGCGCAGCATTCCGGGGATGGTCGTGATCTGCCCGGCCGATGATGCAGAGGCCCGCGCAGCGGTAAAAGCGGCGTATGAATATCAGGGACCGGTGTATTTGCGGCTTGGCCGTCTGGCTGTTCCTGTATTTCACAAGGATGAAAATTATGAATTTGCAATTGGTAAAGCAGAGGTGATCCATCCCGGACAGGATGTCACCATCATCGCAACTGGCCTGATGGTAAAGGAAGCGATGGACGCGGCTAGATTGCTAGAAGCAAAGGGCATCGGCGTGCGCGTGATCAATATGGCTACCATTAAGCCTTTGGATGAGGAGATCGTGTTGCAGGCGGCTAAGGAGACGGGGCGTATTGTTACGGCAGAGGAGCATTCGATTGTAGGCGGACTTGGCGAAGCGGTATGCAGCCTGCTTTCGGAGAAGTGTCCCACGCCTGTGCGCCGCGTAGGTGTGAACGATGTATTTGGTCATTCGGGACCGGCGCTCGAGCTGCTAAAGGAGTTTGGCCTCTCGGCGGAGCATTTGGCAGAGGTCTGCGAAGCGTTTATTCAGGAAGCCTGA
- a CDS encoding transketolase yields MTSEELKQLQIMACKVRMGVIEGTHAAKCGHPGGSLSAADIFTYLYFKELTVDPLNPAWEERDRFVLSKGHTAPGLYAALAHRGFFPPEDLQKLRKIGSYLQGHPCMTETPGVDMSTGSLGQGVSTAVGMALALKYQKKPQRVYTLLGDGEIQEGQVWEAMMFASHYHLDNLCVIIDNNNLQIDGWVNEVMSPYPIDEKLAAFGFGVQTIDGHDFNQIEQALAQAKQTKGKPYGIILKTIKGKGVSYMENVGSWHGKAPDDAQYEIAMNELRAQLAQLEVE; encoded by the coding sequence ATGACTTCGGAAGAACTCAAACAGCTACAGATCATGGCCTGCAAGGTGCGCATGGGCGTGATCGAGGGGACGCATGCCGCCAAATGCGGACATCCGGGCGGAAGCTTGTCAGCGGCCGATATCTTTACGTATCTTTATTTTAAGGAGCTAACGGTAGATCCTTTGAATCCGGCATGGGAGGAGAGGGATCGTTTTGTGCTTTCTAAGGGACATACGGCCCCGGGCCTGTATGCGGCCTTGGCGCATCGGGGCTTTTTTCCTCCGGAGGATCTGCAGAAGCTAAGAAAAATCGGCAGCTACCTGCAGGGGCATCCGTGCATGACGGAGACGCCCGGTGTGGATATGTCCACCGGCAGCTTGGGACAGGGCGTTTCGACGGCAGTCGGCATGGCGCTGGCACTGAAATATCAGAAAAAACCGCAGCGCGTTTATACGCTTTTGGGGGACGGCGAAATTCAGGAAGGTCAGGTGTGGGAGGCCATGATGTTTGCATCTCACTATCATCTGGACAACCTGTGTGTGATCATTGATAATAATAATCTGCAGATCGACGGCTGGGTGAATGAGGTCATGAGCCCCTATCCGATCGACGAAAAGCTGGCAGCCTTTGGCTTTGGCGTTCAGACCATCGACGGCCATGATTTTAACCAGATCGAGCAGGCGTTGGCGCAGGCAAAACAGACAAAAGGAAAGCCCTATGGCATCATCCTTAAAACGATTAAGGGCAAGGGCGTATCTTATATGGAAAATGTGGGCAGCTGGCATGGCAAGGCGCCCGACGACGCACAATATGAAATCGCAATGAATGAGCTGAGAGCTCAGCTTGCACAGCTGGAGGTGGAATAA
- the asnB gene encoding asparagine synthase (glutamine-hydrolyzing), giving the protein MIEIKEYRGQIRNWRMLCEKLGVACDLTRQEREEQILIRAYETWGYDLPQHLDGMFAAALWDEERQELFCMRDPFGTKPFYYYQTIEGRLLYGHSLQSFMKDPGFIKRLNEKALQLYLNMTYIAGEDTFFAGVKKLMPGHYLIWREGRLTVQCYWKPKFCPEEGRTLQEWADEIHDTLEQVMRETKEEDEQAEVFLSGGVDSSYLLAMSDAAVSDSCGYEEKEYDEAELAKQIAEALGRKNEKCLVTPQAYFAAVPYVMKQMEQPLGDASAVVFAIACRQVGKRARLCYSGEGADEFFGGYHIYQKAEEYGERLESFYVGNTNIMREEEKREILKRYDESVQPLQLMQEIYADTKGLDPLTRMMMIDIRLWLEGDIYLNIDKMSAAAGLEIRMPFTNMKFLEIASRMPSKYKIAAGQNKVAFRTAAAKVLPEETAFRKKLGFAVPIQDWLADDRYNQDVKQKLQGPLAERFFQPAPLTALLEDFLNGNRQSWRKIWTIYTFLVWYEEYFVKW; this is encoded by the coding sequence ATGATTGAGATAAAGGAGTATAGGGGACAGATTCGCAACTGGAGAATGCTTTGTGAGAAATTAGGAGTTGCCTGTGATCTTACCAGACAGGAGCGGGAGGAGCAGATCCTGATCAGGGCATACGAGACATGGGGATATGATCTGCCGCAGCATCTCGACGGGATGTTTGCGGCAGCTTTATGGGATGAGGAGAGGCAGGAGCTTTTCTGCATGCGCGATCCCTTTGGCACCAAGCCGTTCTATTATTATCAAACAATAGAGGGCCGGCTTTTGTATGGGCACAGCCTGCAAAGCTTTATGAAGGATCCGGGGTTTATCAAAAGGCTGAATGAAAAGGCGCTGCAGCTGTATCTGAATATGACTTATATAGCGGGAGAGGACACCTTTTTTGCGGGCGTAAAGAAGCTAATGCCGGGGCATTATCTGATCTGGCGGGAGGGCAGGCTTACGGTCCAGTGCTATTGGAAGCCGAAGTTTTGCCCTGAAGAAGGACGGACGCTGCAGGAGTGGGCGGATGAGATTCATGATACGCTGGAGCAGGTAATGAGAGAGACCAAGGAAGAAGACGAGCAGGCAGAGGTATTTCTTTCAGGAGGTGTGGATTCTTCGTATCTACTCGCCATGTCAGATGCGGCGGTGTCAGATTCGTGCGGCTATGAAGAAAAAGAATATGATGAGGCAGAGCTGGCCAAGCAGATTGCGGAGGCGCTTGGAAGAAAAAATGAGAAATGCCTTGTGACGCCGCAGGCTTATTTTGCGGCGGTTCCCTATGTGATGAAACAGATGGAGCAGCCGCTGGGCGATGCTTCGGCCGTCGTATTTGCCATTGCCTGCAGGCAGGTCGGCAAAAGAGCACGGCTGTGCTATTCGGGAGAAGGAGCAGATGAATTTTTTGGCGGCTATCATATCTATCAAAAGGCAGAGGAATACGGTGAGCGTCTGGAAAGCTTCTATGTGGGCAATACCAATATCATGCGCGAAGAGGAAAAACGGGAGATTCTAAAGCGATATGATGAAAGCGTTCAGCCGCTTCAGCTGATGCAGGAGATCTATGCAGATACAAAGGGACTGGATCCGCTGACAAGAATGATGATGATTGATATCCGGCTCTGGCTGGAAGGCGATATCTATCTGAATATTGACAAGATGAGCGCGGCAGCGGGACTGGAAATCCGCATGCCCTTTACAAATATGAAGTTTTTGGAGATTGCCTCGCGTATGCCTTCAAAATATAAGATTGCTGCCGGACAAAATAAGGTAGCCTTTCGTACGGCAGCGGCCAAGGTGCTGCCGGAGGAGACGGCCTTTCGCAAAAAGCTGGGCTTTGCCGTCCCGATTCAGGACTGGCTTGCGGACGACCGCTATAATCAGGATGTGAAGCAAAAGCTGCAGGGGCCGCTGGCAGAACGGTTTTTCCAGCCGGCTCCTCTCACGGCGCTCTTAGAGGATTTCTTAAACGGCAATCGCCAAAGCTGGAGAAAGATATGGACGATTTATACATTTCTGGTGTGGTATGAGGAATATTTTGTGAAATGGTAG
- a CDS encoding L-lactate dehydrogenase, whose amino-acid sequence MINDQRKVVLVGTGMVGMSYAYALLNQPICNELILIDIDKKRAEGEAMDLSHGIPFASSHMKIRAGEYTDCSDADLVVICAGVAQKPGESRLDLLQRNAKVLRSIVEPIVASGFQGIFLTATNPVDIITQIIHDISGFPAQRVLGSGTTLDSARLRYMIGEYFRVDPRNVHAYVIGEHGDSEFVPWSQAMVATKSVLDICEEYEEQCHFCDLQGIENQVRTSAQKIIAAKKATYYGIGMALVRITKAIFNDENSVLTVSVRSSGWYGTEDIYLGLPAFINRSGVRSILNLKLTEEEVAELQRSSRTLKQFYDQLTI is encoded by the coding sequence ATGATCAATGATCAAAGAAAAGTCGTATTAGTGGGGACCGGCATGGTGGGGATGAGCTATGCCTATGCATTGCTTAACCAGCCGATTTGCAATGAACTGATTTTAATTGACATCGATAAAAAAAGAGCAGAGGGAGAGGCTATGGATCTGAGCCATGGCATTCCGTTTGCTTCCTCGCATATGAAAATCCGTGCAGGTGAATATACCGACTGCAGCGATGCAGATTTAGTAGTGATCTGCGCCGGAGTGGCGCAAAAGCCCGGCGAATCCAGACTGGACCTTTTGCAGCGTAATGCCAAGGTGCTGCGCAGCATCGTAGAGCCGATTGTTGCCTCAGGCTTTCAGGGGATTTTTCTAACGGCAACGAATCCGGTGGATATCATTACACAGATCATCCATGATATTTCAGGCTTCCCGGCGCAGCGGGTACTCGGCAGCGGCACAACGCTGGACAGCGCACGGCTTCGCTATATGATTGGCGAATATTTTAGAGTGGATCCCCGCAATGTGCATGCTTATGTGATCGGCGAACATGGAGATTCTGAATTTGTACCGTGGTCACAGGCAATGGTAGCCACCAAGTCGGTGCTGGATATCTGTGAGGAATACGAGGAGCAATGCCATTTTTGCGATCTGCAGGGGATTGAGAATCAGGTGCGCACCTCTGCGCAAAAGATTATTGCAGCGAAAAAGGCTACCTATTATGGGATCGGCATGGCGCTGGTACGGATCACCAAGGCGATTTTTAATGATGAAAACAGTGTGCTGACCGTTTCGGTAAGAAGCAGCGGATGGTATGGCACAGAGGATATCTATCTGGGACTTCCGGCATTTATTAACCGCTCTGGTGTACGGAGCATTTTGAATCTGAAGCTGACAGAGGAGGAGGTAGCCGAGCTTCAGCGTTCCTCCCGTACGCTAAAGCAGTTTTATGATCAGTTGACAATCTGA
- a CDS encoding nucleoside phosphorylase gives MASIMDQERQFHIQTLPDEVGEYVILPGDPGRVPAIAALLENAVCVAENREYTVYTGWLDGQKVTVCSTGIGGPSAAIAVEELIKCGAHTFIRVGTSGGMDLAVTGGDLVIASAAVRGEGTSREYLPLEYPAVANHEVVQALEQAAKKLSDEALGHGYHVGVVHSKDSFYGEVEPQASPVSRDIEQRWDAYMRCGCLTSEMECAAVFSVGLARRARCGAVLTALWNVERSKQGLPDQITYDSSRAIRCAIEAIRILMAGSGAL, from the coding sequence ATGGCCAGTATTATGGATCAGGAGCGGCAGTTTCACATTCAAACACTGCCGGATGAAGTCGGAGAATATGTGATCCTGCCCGGCGATCCGGGACGGGTGCCGGCGATTGCCGCGCTGCTGGAAAATGCCGTCTGCGTAGCGGAAAACCGCGAATATACGGTGTATACTGGATGGCTTGACGGTCAAAAGGTGACGGTCTGCTCAACCGGTATCGGCGGCCCTTCAGCGGCGATTGCAGTAGAAGAGCTGATTAAATGCGGCGCGCATACCTTTATCCGCGTAGGGACCAGCGGCGGTATGGATCTTGCCGTGACAGGCGGCGATCTGGTGATTGCAAGCGCTGCTGTACGCGGCGAGGGCACGAGCCGCGAATATCTGCCGCTTGAATATCCGGCGGTGGCAAACCATGAGGTAGTGCAGGCGCTGGAGCAGGCAGCTAAAAAGCTATCAGATGAAGCACTGGGGCATGGCTATCATGTGGGCGTGGTGCATTCTAAAGACAGCTTCTACGGAGAGGTAGAGCCGCAGGCAAGTCCTGTGAGCCGTGATATTGAGCAGCGCTGGGACGCCTACATGCGCTGTGGCTGCCTCACATCGGAGATGGAATGCGCAGCGGTATTTTCCGTCGGTTTGGCGCGCCGTGCGCGCTGCGGAGCGGTGCTGACAGCTCTTTGGAATGTGGAGCGTTCCAAGCAGGGGCTGCCGGATCAGATTACGTATGACAGCAGCCGGGCCATTCGATGTGCGATAGAGGCGATCCGCATTTTGATGGCGGGATCGGGTGCTTTGTAG
- a CDS encoding cell filamentation protein, which produces MKKDPFKEYLKESEPDKATKGYAWSTAIGLQAVDGLKPSKYLIDTAIQNIEGRITFKEAQRLIDSYYEEKPMHTSDNERTEEADKVSSRIAEILSETAFSFSPNEYISIHHKLFQGIYKHAGKIRDYNITKKEWVLDGATVLYGSASQLRATLEYDFSQEKAFSYKGLLIDDIIHHLAIFISGLWQIHIFGEGNTRTTAVFFIKYLRMLGFTATNDIFAENAWYFRNALVRANYTNLQKGIHETTEYLEAFLRNLLLNEKNELHNRDLHISRFLKGEKVDIHDKKVDIESVLSKKGKTFSIKTIAHIHRLFDQFGFTEFFGRSAVMQLLDLKSSGASKLISNLLQAGIIIPISGHGKGKYQFKKNQSENTDKV; this is translated from the coding sequence ATGAAAAAAGACCCCTTTAAGGAATACTTAAAAGAGTCTGAGCCGGATAAAGCTACTAAAGGATATGCATGGAGTACAGCAATTGGGCTTCAAGCAGTGGACGGGCTCAAACCATCAAAATATTTGATTGATACTGCTATTCAGAATATCGAGGGTAGAATTACTTTTAAAGAGGCTCAGCGTCTTATTGACAGTTATTACGAAGAAAAACCCATGCATACCTCCGATAATGAACGCACTGAAGAAGCTGATAAAGTATCTTCCCGCATTGCCGAGATACTTTCTGAAACAGCGTTTTCTTTTTCTCCTAATGAATATATTTCAATTCATCATAAACTCTTTCAAGGAATATATAAGCATGCAGGAAAAATTAGAGATTACAATATTACTAAAAAGGAATGGGTCCTTGACGGAGCAACAGTTTTATATGGAAGTGCTTCACAGCTTAGAGCTACACTTGAATATGATTTTTCACAAGAAAAGGCTTTTAGTTATAAAGGGCTTTTAATAGATGATATCATCCACCATCTTGCTATATTCATTTCAGGGCTTTGGCAAATCCACATTTTCGGAGAAGGTAATACAAGAACAACAGCCGTATTCTTTATCAAATATCTACGAATGCTTGGCTTTACTGCAACCAATGATATATTTGCAGAAAATGCATGGTATTTTAGAAATGCACTTGTTCGTGCAAATTATACTAATTTACAGAAAGGCATTCACGAGACAACAGAATATCTTGAAGCATTTCTGCGGAATTTACTTTTAAATGAAAAGAATGAACTGCATAATCGGGATTTGCACATAAGCAGATTTTTAAAAGGTGAAAAAGTGGATATTCATGATAAAAAAGTGGACATTGAAAGTGTACTTTCTAAAAAGGGAAAAACGTTCTCCATAAAAACTATCGCCCATATTCATAGATTGTTTGATCAGTTTGGCTTTACTGAATTTTTTGGCAGGAGTGCTGTGATGCAGCTTCTGGATTTGAAAAGCTCGGGCGCTTCTAAACTGATTTCTAATTTGCTTCAAGCAGGCATAATTATCCCCATATCCGGTCATGGAAAGGGAAAATATCAATTCAAAAAGAATCAATCAGAAAACACAGATAAAGTATAA
- a CDS encoding MATE family efflux transporter, with product MRGKGRVTNLTEGTIWKQLVLFALPLMASNLFQQLYNTADSLVVGRFVGSTALAAVGSTGALTGLIIGFFMGMGTGSGVVISQYYGAKNYEKLEKSVHTAMALAIAFGVVLAVVGVILSPYMLKWMSTPDDVMDQATLYLRIYFIGIISLTVYNIGAGILRAVGDSKRPLYYLVISGVTNVVLNLIFVIVFHLGVAGVALATICSQVLSSVLVIYNLTHTSGPFRLHLKEIRFDKEILWQIAKIGLPAGVQSMVISLSNIVIQSKVNMFGSAAMAGHSAASRIDSFVYMPLNAISLATTTYTAQNLGAGKMDRVKKGTRTSILIGLGATIAVGWIAGFAAKPLIEMFSDEQEVIFFGIKSLRMRCMTYFLFVFTDVLAGVIRGSGNAVVPMAISMINMCAVRILWLMIAMPFWTDFNVIVFSYPLTWGLASLCYLIYYLKGGWLKKWKQLHEEPVMAEE from the coding sequence ATGCGAGGAAAAGGAAGAGTCACCAATTTAACAGAGGGAACCATTTGGAAGCAGCTCGTGCTGTTTGCTCTTCCGCTTATGGCCAGCAACCTGTTTCAGCAGTTATACAATACGGCTGATTCCTTGGTAGTTGGCCGTTTTGTTGGAAGTACGGCACTGGCTGCGGTAGGTTCCACAGGTGCACTGACCGGACTGATTATCGGCTTTTTCATGGGCATGGGTACAGGCTCAGGCGTAGTCATTTCGCAGTATTACGGCGCTAAAAACTATGAAAAGCTGGAAAAGAGCGTACATACAGCTATGGCGCTGGCAATCGCTTTTGGCGTGGTGCTGGCTGTAGTCGGCGTGATTTTATCCCCCTATATGCTCAAATGGATGAGCACGCCAGATGATGTCATGGATCAGGCTACGCTCTATCTGCGGATCTATTTTATCGGCATTATTTCATTAACAGTTTATAACATTGGAGCAGGAATCCTGCGTGCGGTCGGCGATTCTAAGAGGCCGCTGTATTATCTGGTGATCTCCGGTGTGACAAACGTAGTGCTGAACCTGATTTTTGTAATCGTATTTCACCTGGGCGTGGCCGGCGTGGCGCTGGCAACGATCTGCTCTCAGGTGCTGTCTTCTGTGCTCGTCATTTACAATTTGACGCATACCAGCGGACCGTTCCGCCTGCATCTGAAGGAAATTCGCTTTGACAAGGAGATCCTGTGGCAGATTGCCAAGATCGGTCTCCCAGCCGGTGTGCAGTCGATGGTGATTTCATTGTCTAATATCGTGATTCAGTCTAAGGTGAATATGTTTGGCTCAGCGGCCATGGCCGGCCACTCGGCAGCCAGCCGTATCGATTCGTTTGTATATATGCCGCTCAATGCCATTTCCTTGGCAACGACCACCTATACGGCGCAGAATCTGGGCGCCGGCAAGATGGACCGTGTGAAAAAAGGGACGAGAACCTCGATTCTGATTGGTCTTGGCGCAACCATTGCCGTAGGCTGGATTGCCGGCTTTGCGGCAAAACCGCTCATTGAAATGTTTTCAGATGAACAAGAGGTTATCTTCTTTGGCATCAAGTCGTTGCGGATGCGCTGTATGACCTATTTCCTGTTTGTATTTACCGATGTGCTGGCAGGCGTGATCAGAGGAAGCGGCAATGCCGTAGTGCCGATGGCGATTTCGATGATCAACATGTGCGCGGTGCGGATTCTGTGGCTTATGATTGCGATGCCCTTCTGGACGGATTTCAATGTGATCGTGTTTAGTTATCCGCTGACATGGGGGCTGGCGTCGCTTTGTTATCTGATTTATTATCTCAAAGGCGGCTGGCTGAAGAAATGGAAGCAGCTGCATGAAGAGCCTGTAATGGCAGAGGAGTAA